The sequence TCATGGTCGAGCCGATGTATATAAGAGCCAGCAAGACAACTGTGAGCCCCAAAGATTTCTTCTTGGTTTCCGACAGAGGAGGAGATCCTTCAAACAGTAAAGTGTTGACGGTTTCTCTCAACGAGAAATGGACCACGGGGAAGACGAGGACTAGATGAAGAATGTATCCTATCCTGACAATGTAGTTCACCGCAGAGCTGAAACGGATGCCTAGATCTTGATCAAAGTTGGTCAAGATATCTGATTCAGTGTCCTGACCAAAGAGAAGATAACCGGAGACAGCGGTTGACGCATAGACAACAACACAAATAGCTGTAGTGATTCTCCCAACGCTGTTCATCTTATGAGGCGATCTACCTTCAAGCTCGTTATAGATCGGCTGCACATTGAAATGACAAACGTAAGCGTTCGACATTATCGGAATCACCACGAGAAGATCCAAGATCGCCTTCTTGGAACCAAAATCAGGACTCATCCTCGGAGTATCAATAGTTCCTTCTACAAGCTTAATAGCCGCCACAGCGAAACAGACAACAACGAAAACAACAGCAAGAGCGACGGAAGCAGCCGAAGTCACGCTCAATGAATCAATCTTGTTCAACGCACAGAGAGGAGCCAAGAAGACGACCATAACAATCAAGATCAAAACTTTACGGTGGTCCCAGAACCCGTTACCTAACCACTGATCCAAAACACCGACGTGGTGAAGAGAACCGGAGATGACGTCACCCATTATGATGAGGTAGACAACGAGAACGCCACCGTTGTTGACGATGATGCAAATCTCAGACAAAACCCTAGCGGTTTTCCCTAAAGCGGATTGGACTACCTCGCCGTAGGATCTGGACTTGTAGAGAACTGAGAATCTAACCAGAAGCTCGACGCTGATCTCGGATAAAACTCCCATGAGGATGATTAAAACGAAGCCGAGAACCAAGCCGAGGACTTTCATGGTGGCCGGCAATGCCATGATCCCGGCGCCGATGATGGATGTGGTGAGGTTGAAAACGGCGCCGTAGATCCCAGATCCACCTTGACTCGATTTGGATCCGTTAACGAGGGGGTAACTAGAGACATCGAAGTCTAGATCATCGACGAAGCTTTCTTCGTCGTGGACGAAGGTTTCGTCATCGAAAGGAAGCAACTTGGATGTGGGTTTTGCATTGTGAGTCTGTTTCTGTAACTCGAGGTAAGAGTTTTTGGAGATGGCAGAGTAACTGCTATCCATTCCCCCAGATCTGATGTAGAAATCGAAGGAGATGAAGTTGCAGATAATGCGAGATCCAAGAAGacgaaatagagagagagagagagagagagagagacttttcTTTCCTGCGGGTGAATGAATCTGGGGGTTAAGGAGTCAAACAATGTCTGGATTGGTCGTTGGTCCTGCCTCGTCGGAGATTGAAGGGAGAGATAGTTTGGATTTTGGAAGGAGAGAGAGGTAACTTCTATCTTACTATTGGTGCTTTCGCTTCACACGTGGCGTCCTCTTTTAAGCAAATGCAggattaaatatttctttttttgtacTTCAATCAAGTATCTTATTACAGTTGCTGATTAGTAATTGAAATTTTGCTTATGTTAGGCGtttaatcccttatatactaaagcacaagtcacaaGACCAACAAAATTTTGACATATGGAATatgtttaacaatttttaaaaaaattacaaatgtcaaaaaaaaatatataaacagttTCGTCTTTCTTAACTGATTtctatgtattatttttatttattttttatataaaatctcCCTAATATTTCTCACAACTACTCCCATGATCTCATTATATCTGAAACTGTTACAGTGCCATAAATTCAACTTCATCTCTTATTGCACGTAAATTCCTAAGTTTTTCTGCAGAGGCTCCAATGACTCTCTCCGAAAATGTGATGACATTTCAGTTTCTAACTAAATAGATCAAAACTTTCTAATGTTCGTATCTACATTTCTGAGATCAACATAGTCTCTTGCTATGGGCGACGGATAGACAAGCGCACAACAAAATTGGCTGATgaaggttaaagtgaggttagTGAGACTTAAAATGCCCAAACTCTTTATGCTCAAAGGATAATTTTCTTTATGTTGATTTTTTATTCACAAATCTTTTTCTCCTAATCTTCTTATAACCTTTTTCCTCTTTTAGATATTAGCAGAAGCTACATATTGCAAAATGAAAAAGTGACGCGACCAAAATATGTCGGTAACATTTCAAAATGGACTAAATCTATTATCGctgaaatatatatgttttatatattgtgCTTGTGATTGATTATTCAGGGAACGAGAGTTAGAGAGACTCCTATGGGAGCACATGCACAAGACTTCTAACTTTAGAAGCACcacaagaaaaaaacagagaaaaatttGTTGATAACCAGAAGGTAACAAATGTGATAAAGAAACTCGGATGGTAGAGGAAACGATAAAGATCCATGTCTACTTTCTAGAGCAAGACCTAATCTGATGAGGTTAGTCTTCCTATTTTTTATTTgcatgtttatatttttattttcattgaaaaTGATACAAACGAATTgaccaaagaaaacaaaagcagATGGacgaaaaacaaaaaacaaaaagattggTATTTTAATTTGCTCTGTGCAAGAGATATGCCTTCTCTCAATTTGTTTGCATGTGtaatgatttattttgttttgaaaatacgATCAATAATTTACAGTTTGGGTTTATAAGGGATTAATGTTGCAAGATATAACATCAAACTTCTTTTCCGTGCAATGCACGGGAGATAATACTAGTCCTTTCATATTGGTCTAACATATTATGTACAATATATTggataatttataattatagattgacataaaccatataaaaaaccaaaaatcaaataaaataaaatataacacatCAATCTCCttaaaaagagaacaaaaaatatTGATGTTGTTAACTGGCTACGTGACATGTGGAAATGGGAGCAGAAGTTTGAAAGCTTGCAATACACTTGGACAAACCGAGAATCAAATTCATGTGCTGACCTACTGGCAAAACAACAACTACAGAACATCGacgaatatatatatcatcctTGTATCCCAAATGTAATAAGAGATGCTATATCTGTTGACTATTTTgatcattaataaaataaatcttttgtgaaaaaaaaaaaatagtatagtttatattatattttgcttTCTTCAATCGATTCAGTTCAAACTTTAAAGTAAAAATTTCTTTTATGTGTATGCTATtccaaaaaagaaataaaaagtgacttttttttttttgtaagctgGCTTTCATTTAtactaagaaaagaaaatattgcAAGCCCAAGGCTAGTGTTTTCAAGCAAATGCCTAGTACCACAAAACACAATCAAAAGCCCAGGAAACTCAAGTAAAGAACTTTCATGTTTGGATGGCCCACCAGCCCAAGAAAATGAATCGGTGACAGTTTAGGAAATTGGAGAAAGTTGGGTCGATGCTTACGAAGGAGGTGATCGAGATGGAGTTGTTTCAAACCAACGCTGTATCATCTGTGAGGAGAGGGTAGGATTTGATTCCCTAAATGTTTGGATCTTGTTTCTAATCTGACGGTCAAGCAAAGAGAAGATGGAATCAACAGACCTGAAGGTGTTGTTATGGTGACGGTCGTTGCGTTCCTTCCATAACCAGTACACAGTTGCTTGCCAGGAGAGGAGCGTAAGAAGACGGTCAGCTTTCCGCAGAGGAAGCGTCTCCATTTGGGCGATCGTTTGACTCCAAGACCTCATGGGGGTGATTCGACATCGCGTTGTTACCATTGTCCAGAGAGCGAAGCCGTATGAGCAGTCAAAGTATAGGTGATCTCTTGATTCAGGAGCCAAGTTGCAGAGGAGACAGGTAGGATCTACTTGAAGCCCCCATTGGATCATTCTGTCTCTAGTTGGACACCGATCTAGAGTCACCAACCACAAGTGGAAAGAGTGTCTCGGGATAGCACGCGGGATCCAAATTGCTTTAGTCCAAGATGGTTCTGAAATTGTACCTCGCAAGTAAGTGTAGATTGCTCCCGTGCTAAATTTTGTGGTTGTCGTTCCTTGAATCTCCCATTCGTAGTAATCTTGCTGACCAGTAAGCTCAATTGTTGTGATGTATGCATAGAGTTCAAGCATTGCTTCTGTCCTAGCCGGCGGTAGTCTCCAATTCTCCTCTCGTCTCAGTGAAGCAATGGTTGCATTCAGCGGAATTCCTAGACAGCCACCAGGAAAAACATGCGACATGGTTATGGAGCTTGTAGGTGCCCAATTATCTAGCCAAAAACGAGCCGACCTTCCATTTTCAACCCTCATCTTGATTAAGGGGTACATCTCCGTTCTCAACTTGATCAGTTTATTTACTAACCAAGAGTTTGATTGGCTTGGTTTCACTGTCCAATAATTTTGCAGAGATCCTTTAAGTACCACTTCCTTGAACCAAGCTGCCCATACGGAATCCTCTCTGAAGAAGATTATACAAATAAGTCGCATTGAGCAAGCCTTATTCCACACATGTAAGTCCTTTATCCCTAAGCCTCCTTGCGCTTTTGTTAGTGTCACTATGTCCCACGCCACTTTTGCTGAGTGATGACCCTCCAAATTTCCTTTCCAAAGGAAAAAGCTACACATTGAGTTTATCTTATTGATGCAGGATTTAGGTAGAATAAAAGCCGAACACCAAAAAGTTGTGATCCCCGCGATCACCGTCTTGATTAGGAGAAGCCGTCCCGCAAAAGACAGAGTTTTAACCGACCAAGAGGAGAGGCGAGATTTGACTTGCTGGAGTAGAGGTTCACAGTTCACTATAGACAGCTTTCTTGAGTTCAGAGGGACTCCTAGATAACGGAAAGGAAGGGAGCCGTGCTGCATACCAGTAGACGCTTGAATAGTACTTAGTTCCTGTTCTGTTAAGCCCGAGGCATAGAAGCTTGTCTTCTGGAAGCTAACCGCAAGGCCTGATCTCAACTCAAATTCTTTTAGTACCTGGAGTACATTCTGGACAGAGCTAAGGGATCCATCAATGAAGATCAGGAGATCATCAGCGAAGGAGAGATGGGTAAGCTTCATTCTGTCACATCTGTTATGATACTTGATTTTTTCATTTTGAGCTGCTCGGTTTAGCATCAGAGAGAGGAAGTTCATGGCTATGACAAAGAGGTAGGGAGAGAGGGGGTCTCCTTGCCTGAGCCCTCTCTTTCCTTTGAAGTAGCCATTAACAACTCCATTATAACCCACCATAAAGCTGGTTGTGCATATGCAGGCtttgatccaagagatgaaTTTTTGAGGTACTTGAAGACCTTCCAAACAGGAGAGGAGGAATTCCCAAGACAGTGTGTCGAACGCCTTTGCAATGTCAACCTTAATGGTAATCCTCTTTGACCCCGTATGCTTGTGATACCCATGTATTAATTCACTCGCCAGTGTAGTATTCTCGACCAGCATCTGAAGTAATGGGTTTGGATTGGAATCATTTCTCATACTAATATGCACAACACAATCAAAGACTGATAATCAGTATCTCTAAGTTCTCAATTAAACATAATTTCAATTCCTGGctagaaaaatattacatatctACAAGCACATCAGAATTCTTGGTTAATTGAATTCTTccaataaataatatgtatatatagttcATTTTCTTAGCAAAGCTTGCAAATTACTAATTCACATGTATATTTGATGTCATCATTTTAGTTATCGCTAGTCGGTGATTCAATATGTATCTCTCCGCATTACTCAAtcatacaattcaaaaaaacaaaaatcatgatGGATTGTCAATTACCATAGAATCCAGTTCTATTAGTAAATACAAATGACATGTGaaataacccaaaaaaaaatatttgttaaagaCATTGAAAGGCATGAATCTCCAAAAACTGTAATAACAAGATGCATTTTGAGTTTAGGAAGGAGATTATTGAAGATTTCATATTCGTTACTCTTGCTTTATTTCTctcaatttttcttcttttatttatttactagattttatattttatacacaTGAGTCTGTATTAgtagtttaatttatattttacaataattttaaaatttaaaaacagaataattttatataaatttattttttgatttttataaaaataatattttctgtttttacttatatatttattaatagtaccttttaaaatattatttatagttatatattGTTTATAGTTATAGATGTATAATTgtgtataaatttttttatattattttaatatatttttaaagataaaataaattattatgcaAATTTCTCGatgcatataaattatttatacactatgtaaatatttttactatacattttatctatctttttaataagaattgcaaaattgatatatatatatatatatatatatatatatatctgtacaaattttaaattttatttgaacttattttttttttaaataatgtgtAATTGCCATAAATTTTTTGTGTGTACAAACCtacttaaaagttttttttttaaaatatgtatgtgAGGGTATAAAGTTTTGATATAATATTGAATTATAGTAAATATTTGAATGAACTTTAACTaatattaacaaattttatagaatattttatttattgagatagtaatataaataattaaggacattaaattaaatttatttaattgatTAGGTGTTGCTTGTTTCTTCTGTCTTTTTATTTAAGCATATCAGAGTATTTAGGCAGCCCAAGGCCCACATCCCACGGCCCAgagttatttatattttataataaaaacttttttatcTTGTAATGTGGAAGCTACAGCCGATTGATTCATCACTACCTTTCACTAAAAATGGCTACGCTATCAAAGCTAGAGATGGCCACGACCTTCCTCGCTTTCACCTCTCCTCGTTCCGCCACCGCCCTGAACTACCGCTTCTCTTCTGCCGCCGTCCCGATTTTCTCTAGGCGCATAGCTAAGCCCGTTTCCGTCAGGGCGAAACCGTCGTTACTCTATCCCCCGGTGGTTAATTCCAAACGACTTCGAAAATTCTCCTCCGTTTCGGCCTCAGCTTCCGCGTCGGCGCCACCGCAAACAGACGATTCCGATGTTACAACTAAGATTCCGCCGGACAACCGAATTCCAGCTACTATAATTACGGGGTTTCTGGGCTCCGGCAAGGTTTTCATCTCTTATTTACAATCCGgattatagttttggtttaatCCGGTTAATGAAGTAGTTgtgattttgttttggtttagtCAACTGTGTACTGACTTTAGTTTTGTTTGTTAACTTTTTTCACAGACGACGTTACTGAACCATATACTGACTAGAGATCATGGGAAGCGCATAGCCGTGATCGAGAATGAGGTATGTATTGTTGATGATACATACATACTCTGATTAGTTGAACGTGGCGGATTCTAAGCTGATTCATGTTTCATGTGAATGTCTCTCAGTTTGGTGAAGTTGACATAGACGGCTCACTTGTTGCTTCCAAATCTGTGGGAGCAGAGGATATAGTGATGCTCAACAATGGCTGCCTATGCTGCACTGTCAGGGGTGATCTTGTGAGGATGATTTCTGAGTTAGTCAACAAGAAGAAAGGGAAGTTCGATCATATCGTGATAGAGACAACAGGTAGGGAACATTTTGTTATCTTAAAGAATCTGGGGATTGAGAGTTATGTATAATTAATTCTTCTTCCAGGGCTGGCAAACCCGGCTCCGATTATCCAAACCTTTTATGCGGAGGAGGAGATTTTCAATGATGTCAAACTGGACGGTGTTGTTACTCTTGTTGATGCTAAGCATGCTCGTTTGCATCTTGATGAGGTCAAACCCAAAGGTGTTGTCAACGAGGCTGTTGAACAGATAGCCTATGCTGACCGTATCATAGTTAATAAGGTAACTAAACCTTA comes from Brassica rapa cultivar Chiifu-401-42 chromosome A02, CAAS_Brap_v3.01, whole genome shotgun sequence and encodes:
- the LOC103853247 gene encoding amino acid transporter AVT6E, which gives rise to MDSSYSAISKNSYLELQKQTHNAKPTSKLLPFDDETFVHDEESFVDDLDFDVSSYPLVNGSKSSQGGSGIYGAVFNLTTSIIGAGIMALPATMKVLGLVLGFVLIILMGVLSEISVELLVRFSVLYKSRSYGEVVQSALGKTARVLSEICIIVNNGGVLVVYLIIMGDVISGSLHHVGVLDQWLGNGFWDHRKVLILIVMVVFLAPLCALNKIDSLSVTSAASVALAVVFVVVCFAVAAIKLVEGTIDTPRMSPDFGSKKAILDLLVVIPIMSNAYVCHFNVQPIYNELEGRSPHKMNSVGRITTAICVVVYASTAVSGYLLFGQDTESDILTNFDQDLGIRFSSAVNYIVRIGYILHLVLVFPVVHFSLRETVNTLLFEGSPPLSETKKKSLGLTVVLLALIYIGSTMIPNIWTAFKFTGATSAVSLGFTFPALIALRLGKQSNALSLVERSVSWLMLILAVVVSVVGTLGNIYSLRSKSD
- the LOC103853250 gene encoding P-loop guanosine triphosphatase YjiA — translated: MATLSKLEMATTFLAFTSPRSATALNYRFSSAAVPIFSRRIAKPVSVRAKPSLLYPPVVNSKRLRKFSSVSASASASAPPQTDDSDVTTKIPPDNRIPATIITGFLGSGKTTLLNHILTRDHGKRIAVIENEFGEVDIDGSLVASKSVGAEDIVMLNNGCLCCTVRGDLVRMISELVNKKKGKFDHIVIETTGLANPAPIIQTFYAEEEIFNDVKLDGVVTLVDAKHARLHLDEVKPKGVVNEAVEQIAYADRIIVNKTDLVGESELGSVVQRIKTINSMAQMTRTNYGNVDLDYVLGIGGFDLERIESSVTTEDDKKGHDECHDEHHHDHDHHHHDHHHHNEHEHNHSHDHDHTHDPGVSSVSIVCEGSLDLDKANMWLGTLLMERSEDIYRMKGLLSVHTMEERFVFQGVHDIFQGSPDRLWGKDEARVNKMVFIGKNLNREELEKGFKACLI